Proteins from one Malaya genurostris strain Urasoe2022 chromosome 2, Malgen_1.1, whole genome shotgun sequence genomic window:
- the LOC131431983 gene encoding KIF-binding protein, translating into MVITKESLSDIREEFEKAHKKIDEDSKNDPPTEPFRSHYDARDILQHVQRKLKDLLEVLDVGTDAALTVRCILANVLKDIGRIFIFTEELTNGELTLKEALELLQEDNEKSQAVNAYIEILNQLGILYCNWGNFEDSKRYLDQAKEAYEQGKFRQIEPLTITDLFGTKDEIEKGKGSELLEKNHTLTLYYLAQVYGYLEDLVKSAHYCHLTLKRQLDYEDYEHVDWALNAATLSQYYFPKNHLSQARHLLAAASYMLDRYEEKVIPMETNSSARAEKVETHRHRSADIARCWAKYGIHILTASKERLCRDDDDNERESKPQATDGLSPIRDIDRFIGLEGLSVYEDQITDEFCLTLEDAKLVMLNGLSWLNKAKEYYTKETEASQYAKIVQDIASLYKVLAFFDDNEDNQCKLYKRCIDQLEELDQILNATYYQIICKEIWYELGLTYSKILDVKLTKLETMGPDERPTPHALNKINKLCENSIGKFHKFLESYKVPLGTLEIPSGIDESELQPILFAYFHIGRLYYKVITPDKRLQLANVKNSFRYYHNFVKHCERFEAVAAHFKAEMGVCKEMNTLLPLKIKKLMNELNE; encoded by the exons ATGGTAATTACCAAGGAAAGTCTTTCGGATATTCGGGAAGAGTTCGAGAAGGCACATAAAAAGATCGACGAGGATAGCAAAAATGATCCACCGACCGAACCGTTCCGATCGCATTACGACGCTAGGGATATTCTGCAGCATGTACAGCGGAAACTGAAGGACCTGCTGGAAGTGCTTGACGTCGGTACGGACGCTGCACTTACGGTACGTTGCATATTGGCGAATGTACTGAAGGATATTGGTCGAATTTTCATCTTCACCGAAGAGCTAACCAACGGAGAGTTAACACTAAAAGAAGCTCTAGAATTGCTGCAAGAAGATAATGAAAAATCGCAAGCTGTTAATGCTTATATAGAAATACTCAATCAACTCGGAATTCTGTACTGCAACTGGGGAAACTTTGAAGATTCCAAGCGGTACTTGGACCAGGCAAAGGAAGCGTATGAACAAGGCAAGTTTCGCCAAATTGAACCATTGACAATAACAGATCTATTTGGGACGAAAGATGAAATCGAAAAAGGAAAAGGATCGGAGTTACTGGAGAAGAATCATACTCTTACTTTGTACTATCTTGCACAGGTTTATGGCTATCTGGAAGATCTGGTTAAGTCGGCTCATTATTGTCATCTCACACTGAAGCGCCAGCTTGACTACGAAGACTATGAACATGTGGATTGGGCGCTGAATGCCGCTACCCTTTCGCAATACTATTTTCCGAAGAACCATCTAAGTCAGGCGAGACATTTGTTGGCCGCTGCCTCATACATGTTGGATCGTTACGAGGAAAAAGTGATTCCGATGGAAACTAATTCGAGTGCTAGAGCGGAAAAAGTTGAAACCCATCGACATCGTTCAGCGGATATTGCGCGTTGCTGGGCGAAGTACGGTATCCACATTCTGACTGCCTCGAAAGAACGTTTGTGTAGAGATGATGACGACAATGAGCGTGAATCGAAACCGCAGGCGACAGATGGTTTAAGCCCAATCCGAGATATTGATCGATTCATTGGACTGGAGGGTTTATCGGTTTACGAGGATCAAATAACAGACGAGTTTTGTTTGACCTTGGAAGATGCGAAGCTTGTAATGTTGAACGGTTTGTCGTGGTTAAATAAAGCCAAGGAATATTACACCAAAGAAACGGAAGCTTCACAGTATGCCAAGATTGTTCAGGACATTGCTTCCTTGTATAAAGTGCTGGCGTTTTTCGACGACAACGAAGATAACCAATGTAAATTGTATAAGAGGTGTATCGATCAACTGGAGGAATTGGATCAAATATTGAACGCTACTTACTATCAAATTATTTGCAA AGAAATTTGGTACGAGCTGGGTCTGACCTATTCCAAAATCTTGGACGTTAAATTAACGAAGCTTGAAACAATGGGCCCCGATGAGAGGCCTACCCCTCATGCTCTcaacaaaatcaacaaattgTGCGAAAACAGTATCGGAAAGTTTCACAAATTTCTCGAATCGTACAAGGTACCGCTCGGTACACTCGAGATTCCATCCGGGATCGACGAGTCCGAACTGCAGCCTATTTTGTTCGCTTACTTCCATATCGGTCGGCTGTATTACAAAGTGATTACCCCCGACAAACGGCTTCAGCTGGCCAATGTGAAAAACAGTTTCCGGTACTATCACAACTTTGTGAAGCACTGCGAACGGTTCGAGGCCGTCGCTGCCCACTTCAAGGCGGAAATGGGAGTGTGCAAGGAAATGAATACGCTACTaccgttaaaaattaaaaaactgaTGAATGAGTTGAACGAATAA